In one Halorubrum sp. CBA1229 genomic region, the following are encoded:
- a CDS encoding DEAD/DEAH box helicase family protein — MTDEPGASGEADGSGAEDDATADTDLSLDRFHEALEAEERPIATASEVARRLGTTQSAARDALAALVDRGDVDRLDVESDPVVFYPTDWGRLATRERVVAFPNRREIVVDRPTQYTRARLSQFAHLVDTTGTEPGTRGYLYRIRQEDVWAAPFDDADALIASLRSVLPCRYEHLEEWIRDQWRRAHRFRLYTHEDDYVVLAAAAESLMGNVADQHLDDDHLRAPISETEAWVNEEAVAEVKRALYDAGYPVEDDRDLDVGDPVDVDLTTDLRPYQETWVETFLERRSGVYVGPPGSGKTVAAIATIAAVGGETLILVPSRELAGQWREELLEHSTIDPADVGLYHGGQKEIRPITIATYQIAGMDRHRSLFDSRKWGLICFDEAHHVSAPVYSRTAELQSKHRLGLSATPVRETGSEEEIYTLIGQPIGADWDELFEAGFVQEPEVEIRYVPWRDELAQNEYASADGRERRRLAAENPAKIEEIRYLLAAHRDKKALVFIEFLDQGEAIADALGVPFISGETPHHERAELFRRFREDGGSDDGEEAGPGSDVDDLDTLVVSRVGDEGIDLPNAEVAVVASGLGGSRRQGSQRAGRTMRPAGSALVYVLATRGSSEEEFAQRQMRHLARKGVRVRETNVAE; from the coding sequence ATGACCGACGAGCCCGGCGCGTCCGGCGAAGCAGACGGCTCCGGCGCCGAGGACGACGCAACGGCCGACACCGACCTCTCGCTGGACCGTTTCCACGAGGCGCTCGAAGCCGAAGAGCGACCGATCGCGACGGCCAGCGAGGTCGCTCGCCGGCTCGGCACGACGCAGTCGGCCGCCCGCGACGCGCTGGCCGCGCTCGTCGACCGCGGCGACGTGGACCGGCTCGACGTCGAGAGCGACCCGGTCGTCTTCTACCCGACCGACTGGGGCCGACTGGCGACCCGCGAGCGCGTCGTCGCGTTCCCGAACCGCCGCGAGATCGTCGTCGACCGCCCGACGCAGTACACCCGGGCACGGCTCTCGCAGTTCGCGCACCTCGTCGACACCACCGGGACGGAGCCCGGCACCCGCGGGTACCTCTACCGGATCCGTCAGGAGGACGTGTGGGCCGCGCCGTTCGACGACGCCGACGCCCTCATCGCGAGCCTCCGGTCGGTGCTCCCGTGCCGGTACGAGCACCTCGAGGAGTGGATCCGAGACCAGTGGCGCCGCGCGCACCGCTTTCGCCTCTACACGCACGAGGACGACTACGTCGTCCTGGCGGCCGCCGCCGAGAGCCTGATGGGCAACGTCGCGGACCAGCACCTCGACGACGACCACCTCCGGGCGCCCATCTCGGAGACGGAGGCCTGGGTGAACGAGGAGGCCGTCGCCGAGGTCAAGCGCGCCCTCTACGACGCGGGCTACCCGGTCGAGGACGACCGCGACCTCGACGTGGGCGACCCGGTCGACGTCGACCTCACGACCGACCTCCGACCCTACCAGGAGACGTGGGTGGAGACGTTCCTCGAGCGCCGCTCCGGGGTGTACGTCGGTCCGCCGGGCTCCGGGAAGACCGTCGCCGCCATCGCGACCATCGCGGCGGTCGGCGGCGAGACCCTCATCCTGGTCCCCTCCCGCGAGCTCGCCGGGCAGTGGCGCGAGGAACTGCTCGAACACTCCACGATAGACCCCGCCGACGTCGGACTGTACCACGGCGGGCAGAAGGAGATCCGGCCGATCACGATCGCGACCTACCAGATCGCCGGGATGGACCGCCACCGCAGCCTGTTCGACTCGCGAAAGTGGGGACTGATCTGCTTCGACGAGGCCCATCACGTCAGTGCCCCGGTCTACTCCCGGACGGCCGAGCTCCAGAGCAAACACCGGCTCGGGCTCTCGGCCACGCCGGTCCGCGAGACCGGCAGCGAGGAGGAGATCTACACCCTGATCGGCCAGCCGATCGGCGCCGACTGGGACGAGCTGTTCGAGGCCGGCTTCGTCCAGGAGCCGGAGGTCGAGATCCGCTACGTCCCGTGGCGCGACGAGCTGGCGCAGAACGAGTACGCCAGCGCCGACGGCCGCGAGCGACGCCGGCTCGCCGCCGAGAACCCCGCGAAGATCGAGGAGATCCGGTACCTGCTGGCCGCTCACCGCGACAAGAAGGCGCTCGTCTTCATCGAGTTCCTCGACCAGGGCGAGGCGATCGCGGACGCGCTCGGCGTCCCGTTTATAAGCGGCGAGACGCCCCATCACGAGCGCGCGGAGCTGTTCCGGCGGTTCCGCGAGGACGGAGGGAGCGACGACGGCGAGGAAGCGGGACCCGGTTCGGACGTAGACGACCTCGACACCCTCGTCGTCTCCCGCGTCGGCGACGAGGGCATCGACCTCCCGAACGCCGAGGTCGCGGTCGTCGCCAGCGGGCTCGGCGGCTCCCGCCGGCAGGGCTCCCAGCGCGCGGGCCGGACGATGCGCCCCGCCGGCTCAGCGCTCGTCTACGTGCTCGCGACGCGCGGCTCCAGCGAAGAGGAGTTCGCGCAGCGGCAGATGCGACACCTCGCGCGCAAGGGCGTGCGAGTGCGGGAGACGAACGTCGCGGAGTAG
- a CDS encoding aldo/keto reductase — protein MEYTTLGDTGTSVSELALGCMSFGSGHEWMLDEDEGRELIERAVELGITFFDTANVYSNGESEEILGDVLAEYDRDRFVVATKVYGEMDESNPNSGGLSRKAIEQELQHSLDRLGMDTVDLYQIHRWDDDTPIEETLATLDDAVRRGQVRYVGASSMWAHQFAEALHASEREGYERFVTMQNLYNLAYREEEREMVPLCEKKNVGMIPWSPVGAGYLARPYEQDDATSRGEHETELGRPYREGGGEEVNRRIEELADEKGVRMAQIALRWVAGKDVVDAPIVGTSSVEHLEDAVEALDVTLTESDVEWLEEPYEPVRVSGHE, from the coding sequence ATGGAATACACGACGCTGGGAGACACCGGGACGAGCGTCAGCGAGCTCGCGCTCGGCTGCATGAGCTTCGGGAGCGGGCACGAGTGGATGCTCGACGAGGACGAGGGCCGCGAGCTCATCGAGCGCGCCGTCGAGCTCGGGATCACGTTCTTCGACACCGCAAACGTCTACTCGAACGGAGAGAGCGAGGAGATCCTCGGCGACGTGCTCGCCGAGTACGACCGCGACCGGTTCGTCGTCGCCACCAAGGTGTACGGCGAGATGGACGAGTCGAACCCGAACTCGGGCGGGCTCTCGCGGAAGGCGATCGAACAGGAGCTGCAGCACAGCCTCGACCGGCTCGGCATGGACACAGTCGACCTGTACCAGATCCATCGCTGGGACGACGACACGCCGATCGAGGAGACGCTGGCGACGCTCGACGACGCCGTCCGCCGCGGTCAGGTCAGATACGTCGGCGCCTCCTCGATGTGGGCGCACCAGTTCGCGGAGGCGCTCCACGCGAGCGAGCGCGAGGGGTACGAGCGGTTCGTCACGATGCAGAACCTCTACAACCTCGCGTACCGCGAGGAGGAGCGCGAAATGGTTCCGCTGTGCGAGAAGAAGAACGTCGGGATGATCCCGTGGAGCCCGGTCGGCGCCGGCTACCTCGCGCGCCCCTACGAGCAGGACGACGCCACGTCCCGCGGGGAACACGAAACGGAACTCGGGCGCCCGTACCGCGAGGGCGGCGGCGAGGAGGTCAACCGCCGGATCGAGGAGCTGGCCGACGAGAAGGGCGTGCGGATGGCCCAGATCGCGCTCCGCTGGGTGGCCGGCAAAGACGTCGTCGACGCGCCGATCGTGGGCACGTCGAGCGTCGAGCACCTGGAGGACGCCGTTGAGGCGCTCGACGTGACGCTCACGGAGTCGGACGTGGAGTGGCTGGAGGAGCCGTACGAGCCGGTCCGTGTCTCCGGGCACGAGTAG
- a CDS encoding TrmB family transcriptional regulator: MTDDLRDTLDHVGDRFNLGEYEIDAYLAVLEHGELTASDIADRTDIPQPRVYDTVRSLSDRGLVELRESRPMKIVAVDPDDAFGDLRSSFAEMVDELEARYTAPTRETEAVSLVKSRSTILRYLEEVIGGAEYELAVSLTPGLLRRFRDDLAAKVAEGVSVELLVTPASKAPDPDEFDYLEVSTIARARRGITTPILAVADGEYSVYATQDALRDDRERYGVIFNRSALGFLVSGFFGTVLWTTAETLATNGADRPFPRRYASIRRAVKDVKEFGEDDFYAAVEGRDIETGEEVTVRGRVVDLAFEESEEVASLMVETASGRVEIGGRVAALEDVEGQEIVIGRDEPPAL, from the coding sequence ATGACCGACGATCTCCGCGACACCCTCGATCACGTCGGGGACCGGTTCAACCTCGGCGAGTACGAGATCGACGCCTACCTCGCGGTGCTGGAACACGGCGAACTGACGGCGAGCGACATCGCCGACCGGACGGACATCCCGCAGCCGCGCGTGTACGACACGGTCCGAAGCCTCTCGGACCGCGGGCTCGTGGAGCTGCGCGAGTCGCGGCCGATGAAGATCGTCGCCGTCGACCCGGACGACGCGTTCGGCGACCTCCGGTCGTCGTTCGCCGAGATGGTCGACGAGCTGGAGGCGCGCTACACCGCGCCGACGCGGGAGACCGAGGCCGTGTCGCTAGTGAAGTCGCGCTCGACGATCCTCCGGTACCTGGAGGAGGTCATCGGCGGCGCCGAGTACGAGCTCGCCGTCTCGCTGACCCCCGGCCTGCTCCGTCGGTTCCGCGACGACCTCGCGGCGAAGGTGGCCGAGGGCGTCAGCGTCGAGCTCCTCGTCACGCCCGCGTCGAAGGCGCCGGACCCGGACGAGTTCGACTACCTCGAAGTCTCGACCATCGCCCGGGCACGCCGCGGAATCACCACGCCCATCCTCGCGGTCGCCGACGGGGAGTACTCCGTCTACGCCACGCAGGACGCCCTCCGTGACGACCGCGAGCGCTACGGGGTCATCTTCAACCGGTCCGCGCTCGGCTTCCTCGTCTCCGGCTTCTTCGGCACCGTGCTGTGGACGACCGCGGAGACGCTCGCCACTAACGGGGCGGATCGACCGTTCCCGCGCCGCTACGCGTCGATCCGCCGAGCCGTCAAGGACGTCAAGGAGTTCGGCGAGGACGACTTCTACGCCGCCGTCGAGGGACGGGACATCGAGACCGGCGAGGAGGTGACCGTCCGCGGCCGCGTCGTCGATCTCGCGTTCGAGGAGTCCGAGGAGGTCGCCTCGCTGATGGTCGAGACGGCGTCTGGGCGCGTCGAGATCGGCGGGCGGGTCGCCGCCCTCGAGGACGTCGAGGGACAAGAGATCGTCATCGGTCGCGACGAGCCGCCGGCGCTGTAG
- a CDS encoding PAC2 family protein has translation MARTPPTEPSFSVAHDSAPSDVLVAGFSSFGLAGLTAVDYVVDDLGLEETGHIRIEGLPSITPFAKGRPRHPIRLYSADDVDITVLVAEQFVPPALGEPLSSSILDWTEGAGVSEIAVLSGVPIPHGPDAHRTFYVATDDYREARLATERDGEEAIPPMEAGFLDGANAALLERGMGSPLGVGVFITPVHAQAPDVEAAVRLVDTVNGTYDLGIDSEPLASFAAEVRKHYEGLAERIEEDEPDGAYDRMYM, from the coding sequence ATGGCCCGCACACCGCCCACCGAACCGTCCTTCAGCGTCGCGCACGATTCCGCCCCGAGCGACGTCCTCGTCGCCGGATTCTCCTCGTTCGGCCTCGCCGGACTGACCGCCGTGGACTACGTGGTCGACGACCTCGGGCTCGAGGAGACCGGCCACATTCGGATCGAGGGGCTGCCCTCGATCACCCCGTTCGCGAAGGGACGACCGCGTCACCCGATCCGACTCTACTCCGCGGACGACGTCGACATCACCGTCCTCGTGGCCGAACAGTTCGTCCCGCCCGCGCTCGGGGAGCCGCTCTCGTCGTCGATCCTCGACTGGACGGAGGGCGCCGGCGTCTCCGAGATCGCGGTGCTGTCGGGGGTGCCGATCCCGCACGGCCCCGACGCTCACCGGACCTTCTACGTCGCGACGGACGACTACCGCGAGGCTCGGCTCGCGACAGAGAGGGACGGAGAGGAGGCAATCCCCCCGATGGAGGCCGGCTTCCTGGACGGAGCGAACGCGGCGCTGCTCGAACGGGGAATGGGCTCGCCGCTCGGTGTCGGGGTGTTCATCACGCCGGTCCACGCGCAGGCCCCGGACGTGGAGGCCGCGGTGCGGCTCGTGGATACGGTGAACGGGACCTACGACCTCGGGATCGACTCCGAGCCGCTGGCGTCGTTCGCCGCCGAGGTCCGCAAACACTACGAAGGGCTCGCCGAGCGGATAGAGGAGGACGAGCCGGACGGCGCCTACGATCGGATGTACATGTGA
- a CDS encoding mechanosensitive ion channel family protein, producing MAQPAGAAPISGTLFDPALAQVLDPALAQVLDPVANAVSRLASLPGSRLLLVLLSVGLGVLVSKFLVRLIGRPVARRVSRQSVAQTIVRGVRVGTILIALLFGLSAAGFQFTDLLVGTAVFSAVIGIILAPIVGNFINGVFILADQPFEIGDMIELENGTTGFVEDITIRYTKIFTLDNTFLVVPNGAMRERDVTNFSAEDERTRRTIDVLVTYESDISEGRQLIERAARDCDAVINGGPDIRVGVARYTASPDCRIHEFGDDGVLLRLRYWVKKPYKLAKVQSDVNTRIRERLTDADVEMAYPHRHLVFDDTSGVARVGGPDDGRPEGERAGDKPTGDETRAGRQSDDRSSTDESSKSDDATGNDGSDHDATGDDATGDDMAGDTATSRDER from the coding sequence ATGGCACAGCCCGCGGGCGCGGCGCCGATCTCGGGGACGCTCTTCGATCCGGCGCTGGCGCAGGTCCTCGATCCGGCGCTGGCGCAGGTCCTCGATCCGGTGGCGAACGCCGTCTCGCGGCTGGCGTCGCTCCCCGGGTCGCGACTGCTGTTGGTGCTCCTCTCGGTGGGGCTGGGAGTGCTCGTCTCGAAGTTCCTCGTCCGGCTCATCGGGCGTCCGGTGGCGCGGCGGGTGTCGAGGCAGAGCGTCGCGCAGACGATCGTCCGTGGGGTCCGGGTCGGGACGATCCTCATCGCGCTACTGTTCGGGCTCAGCGCCGCCGGGTTCCAGTTCACCGACCTACTCGTCGGGACGGCGGTGTTCTCCGCCGTGATCGGTATCATCCTCGCACCGATCGTCGGGAACTTCATCAACGGCGTGTTCATCCTCGCGGACCAGCCGTTCGAGATCGGCGACATGATCGAACTGGAGAACGGGACCACCGGGTTTGTCGAGGACATCACGATCCGGTACACCAAGATCTTCACGCTCGATAACACCTTCCTCGTCGTTCCGAACGGGGCCATGCGCGAGCGGGACGTGACCAACTTCTCGGCGGAAGACGAGCGGACGCGGCGGACCATCGACGTGCTCGTCACCTACGAGAGTGACATCTCCGAGGGTCGACAGCTGATCGAGCGCGCTGCCCGCGACTGCGACGCAGTGATCAACGGCGGCCCGGACATCCGGGTCGGCGTCGCGCGCTACACCGCCAGCCCGGACTGCCGCATCCACGAGTTCGGCGACGACGGCGTGCTCCTCCGCCTCCGCTACTGGGTGAAGAAACCGTACAAGCTCGCGAAGGTCCAGTCGGACGTGAACACGCGGATCCGCGAGCGGCTCACGGACGCCGACGTCGAGATGGCCTACCCGCATCGCCACCTCGTCTTCGACGACACCTCCGGCGTCGCGCGGGTCGGCGGTCCGGACGACGGCCGCCCGGAGGGCGAGCGCGCGGGCGACAAACCCACCGGCGACGAAACGCGAGCCGGTCGACAATCCGACGACAGATCGTCGACAGATGAGAGTTCGAAGAGCGACGACGCGACTGGTAATGATGGATCTGATCATGACGCGACTGGCGACGACGCGACTGGCGACGATATGGCTGGTGATACCGCGACCAGCCGCGACGAGCGCTGA